The following are encoded in a window of Nocardioides houyundeii genomic DNA:
- a CDS encoding lysophospholipid acyltransferase family protein: MIHAELPRSSDRHPPRQMLHRLRPLARAVVRQRYDVRVAGESHVPTHGPALLAANHIGALDGPLLAAFSPRPVHALTKHEMFTGRAGRLLLRSGQIPLNRFDPDPRAIRTCLRVLREDGVVGIFPEGKRGAGDLSRFHHGAAYLALVTGAPVVPVTFLGTRPAGAASSALPRRGDRIDIVFGSSWQVQKQPWPRRREQVLHASALLLEHMRGELDRACALTGRDLPGPLPAGGTNSESDRATDNDPDTGFVKRGTP; this comes from the coding sequence ATGATCCATGCCGAGCTGCCCCGGAGCAGCGACCGGCACCCGCCCCGGCAGATGCTCCACCGGCTGCGCCCGCTGGCGCGTGCGGTGGTCCGCCAGCGGTACGACGTACGGGTGGCGGGGGAGTCGCACGTGCCGACGCACGGCCCGGCGCTGCTGGCGGCCAACCACATCGGGGCGTTGGACGGGCCACTGCTCGCGGCGTTCTCGCCGCGTCCCGTGCACGCCCTGACCAAGCACGAGATGTTCACCGGGCGTGCCGGGCGGCTGCTGCTCCGCTCGGGCCAGATCCCGCTCAACCGCTTCGACCCCGATCCTCGCGCCATCCGCACCTGTCTGCGGGTGCTGCGCGAGGACGGCGTGGTCGGCATCTTCCCCGAGGGCAAGCGTGGCGCGGGCGACCTGAGTCGGTTCCATCACGGCGCCGCCTACCTGGCGCTGGTGACGGGAGCACCCGTGGTGCCGGTGACGTTCCTCGGCACCCGCCCGGCCGGCGCCGCCAGCAGCGCCCTGCCCCGGCGGGGCGACCGCATCGACATCGTCTTCGGCTCCAGCTGGCAGGTCCAGAAGCAGCCCTGGCCCCGGAGACGGGAACAAGTCCTGCACGCCTCGGCGTTGCTCCTTGAGCACATGCGCGGCGAGCTGGACCGTGCCTGCGCCCTCACCGGGCGCGACCTGCCGGGACCGCTCCCGGCCGGCGGGACAAACAGCGAATCAGACAGAGCCACAGATAATGACCCCGATACCGGGTTCGTGAAGCGAGGAACACCATGA
- a CDS encoding M23 family metallopeptidase — MRHATHRRTRSWAPYGAFAAWSLTAMVTVLLSGSGHAHAAPLANELPPTPETEEQILLAKTVQARERALAALDRKAASWSRVLESRAAHLSDYGYTGDPEEATHVLPLAGYHLSAGFGKAGPLWEKDHTGQDFGAASGTPLVALADAVVTEVGDAGPYGLRTVLTLADGTEVWYCHQEASLVTAGETIDMAEPLGQVGTTGNSTGPHLHLEIRPAGEGPVDPMEWLRAYDIEP, encoded by the coding sequence ATGCGACACGCCACCCACCGCAGGACCCGCTCCTGGGCGCCGTACGGCGCCTTCGCAGCCTGGTCGCTGACCGCCATGGTCACTGTCCTGCTCAGCGGCTCGGGCCACGCGCACGCAGCACCTCTGGCGAACGAGCTGCCCCCCACGCCCGAGACCGAGGAACAGATCCTCCTGGCCAAGACCGTGCAAGCGCGAGAACGTGCCCTGGCGGCGCTGGATCGCAAGGCGGCCTCGTGGTCGCGGGTCCTGGAGTCACGTGCCGCGCACCTCTCCGACTACGGCTACACCGGGGATCCCGAGGAGGCCACCCACGTGCTGCCGCTGGCGGGCTACCACCTCTCGGCAGGGTTCGGGAAAGCCGGGCCCCTGTGGGAGAAGGACCACACCGGCCAGGACTTCGGGGCAGCGAGCGGCACACCACTGGTCGCCCTGGCTGACGCCGTGGTGACTGAGGTGGGCGACGCCGGGCCCTACGGGCTGCGCACCGTGCTGACGCTGGCTGACGGCACCGAGGTCTGGTACTGCCACCAGGAGGCCTCCCTGGTCACCGCAGGAGAGACGATCGACATGGCCGAACCGCTGGGCCAGGTCGGCACCACCGGCAACTCCACCGGACCCCACCTGCACCTGGAGATCCGGCCCGCAGGTGAGGGCCCGGTCGACCCGATGGAGTGGCTCCGCGCCTACGACATCGAGCCCTGA
- the der gene encoding ribosome biogenesis GTPase Der, which produces MSEPQDVDTTSGPVPILAVVGRPNVGKSTLVNRIIGRREAVVEDRPGVTRDRVSYDANWNGRAFTVVDTGGWDPDARGLAERIAGQAEVAVSLADAVLFVVDATVGITDADEGVVKVLRKSGKPVVLAANKVDDQRTEAEAYGLWNLGLGEPVPVSALHGRGSGDMLDAILEALPEAPPERLNEVGGPRRIAIVGKPNVGKSSLLNKLAGEERVVVDNVAGTTVDPVDELIELGGKQWRFIDTAGIRKRVKEASGHEYYASLRTTTAIDRAEVAVLVLDGSQSVSEQDMRIIQTVRDAGRAMVIAFNKWDLVDAERRYYLEREIERDLVQVQWAPRINVTARTGWHIDRLVPALEKALAGWETRIGTGALNNFLGRLVAEHPHPVRSGKQAKILFGTQAGTAPPVFVLFTSGKLDASYERFIERRLREEFGFVGTPIVIQQRVREKRKR; this is translated from the coding sequence ATGAGCGAGCCTCAGGACGTCGACACGACGTCCGGTCCCGTGCCCATCCTGGCCGTCGTCGGCCGCCCCAACGTGGGCAAGTCCACGCTGGTCAACCGGATCATCGGCCGCCGTGAGGCAGTCGTCGAGGACCGGCCCGGCGTGACCCGCGACCGCGTCTCCTACGACGCGAACTGGAACGGCCGCGCTTTCACCGTGGTCGACACCGGTGGCTGGGACCCCGACGCTCGCGGGCTCGCGGAGCGGATTGCCGGACAGGCCGAGGTGGCGGTGAGCCTGGCCGACGCCGTGCTCTTCGTCGTCGACGCCACGGTCGGCATCACCGATGCCGACGAGGGCGTGGTGAAGGTGCTGCGCAAGTCGGGCAAGCCCGTCGTGCTCGCCGCCAACAAGGTGGACGACCAGCGCACCGAGGCCGAGGCCTACGGTCTGTGGAACCTGGGCCTGGGCGAGCCGGTGCCGGTCTCGGCTCTGCACGGACGTGGCAGCGGCGACATGCTCGACGCCATCCTGGAGGCGCTGCCCGAGGCGCCGCCGGAGCGGCTCAACGAGGTCGGCGGACCGCGCCGCATCGCCATCGTCGGCAAGCCGAACGTCGGCAAGTCCTCGCTGCTCAACAAGCTTGCGGGGGAGGAGCGCGTGGTCGTCGACAACGTCGCCGGCACCACCGTCGACCCCGTCGACGAGCTGATCGAGCTCGGTGGCAAGCAGTGGCGCTTCATCGACACCGCCGGCATCCGCAAGCGGGTCAAGGAAGCCTCGGGGCACGAGTACTACGCCTCGTTGCGCACCACGACCGCCATCGACCGGGCCGAGGTGGCCGTGCTGGTCCTCGACGGCAGCCAGAGCGTGTCCGAGCAGGACATGCGGATCATCCAGACGGTCCGCGACGCCGGCCGGGCCATGGTCATCGCGTTCAACAAGTGGGACCTGGTCGACGCCGAGCGCCGTTACTACCTCGAGCGCGAGATCGAGCGTGACCTCGTGCAGGTGCAGTGGGCTCCGCGGATCAACGTCACCGCGCGGACCGGTTGGCACATCGACCGCCTGGTGCCGGCGCTGGAGAAGGCTCTCGCCGGCTGGGAGACCCGCATCGGCACCGGGGCCCTCAACAACTTCCTGGGTCGCCTGGTCGCAGAGCACCCGCACCCGGTGCGCAGCGGCAAGCAGGCCAAGATCCTCTTCGGCACCCAGGCGGGCACTGCTCCGCCGGTCTTCGTCCTGTTCACCAGCGGCAAGCTGGACGCCTCGTACGAGCGGTTCATCGAGCGCCGGCTGCGCGAGGAGTTCGGCTTCGTGGGCACACCCATCGTGATCCAGCAGCGGGTCCGGGAGAAGCGCAAGCGCTGA
- the cmk gene encoding (d)CMP kinase: MSTTPAVPPGLVVAIDGPSGSGKSSTSRGVAARLGLRYLDTGAMFRGIAWWMLREGVRIDDPAAVAARAQEPVIVSGTDPAAPGITVDGVDVAQAIRGADVTGAVSPVSAVPQVRARLLELQREIIGAGGIVVEGRDIGSVVAPDAQVKVYLTADAAARASRRVLEEGGSDVGATQASLLARDAIDSTRSTAPLVMPDGAVHIDTTSYTLDEVIDQVVALVQVVEDPA; this comes from the coding sequence GTGAGCACCACCCCCGCAGTTCCCCCCGGCCTCGTGGTCGCGATCGACGGACCCTCGGGGTCAGGCAAGTCGAGCACCTCCCGAGGTGTCGCGGCGCGCCTGGGCCTGCGCTACCTCGACACCGGTGCCATGTTCCGGGGGATCGCCTGGTGGATGCTCCGCGAAGGCGTAAGGATCGACGACCCCGCTGCCGTCGCCGCTCGCGCCCAGGAGCCCGTCATCGTCTCCGGCACCGACCCGGCCGCCCCCGGGATCACCGTGGACGGCGTCGACGTGGCGCAGGCGATCCGCGGGGCGGACGTCACCGGCGCGGTGAGCCCGGTCAGCGCGGTCCCGCAGGTGCGTGCCCGGCTGCTCGAGCTGCAGCGCGAGATCATCGGCGCCGGTGGGATCGTGGTGGAGGGCCGCGACATCGGCTCCGTCGTCGCCCCGGACGCTCAGGTCAAGGTCTACCTCACCGCCGACGCCGCCGCGCGCGCCTCCCGGCGGGTGCTCGAGGAGGGTGGCTCCGACGTGGGTGCGACCCAGGCCTCGCTGCTGGCACGTGATGCCATCGACTCCACCCGGTCCACGGCGCCGCTGGTGATGCCGGACGGCGCCGTCCACATCGACACCACCTCGTACACCCTGGACGAGGTCATCGACCAGGTCGTCGCCCTGGTCCAGGTGGTGGAGGACCCGGCATGA